The following coding sequences are from one Lolium rigidum isolate FL_2022 chromosome 6, APGP_CSIRO_Lrig_0.1, whole genome shotgun sequence window:
- the LOC124666187 gene encoding conserved oligomeric Golgi complex subunit 3-like, whose amino-acid sequence MSMATAPATLPKSGAVSKGYNFAYAWEKNAPLTEQQNAAISALSHAVAERPFPANLEDGGTAMPEKESALEEAGAMDAVLVNTHQFYKWFAELESAMKSETEEKYRLYESTLEERVNTCDGILKQVDDTLNLFEELQSLHSSVAIKTKTLHDACDQLLVEKQRLIEFAEALRSRLNYFDELENASTSFYSQTMNIGNEQFLPLLKRLDDCISYVENNPQYAESAVYLVKFRQLQSRALGMIRSHVLSTLKAASAQVQAAIRGSGSGKNAVTEGVEASLIYVRFKAAAGELKPIFDEIESRSAKKEYAQILSECHSLFCEQRLYLIRGMVQQSISEFAKNEALPSLTRSGCAYLMEACQLEHQLFAHFFPASASDASSMAPLMDPLCTHLYDTLRPRLIYEGNIDSLCELVNILKAEVLAEQLSRPEDSVAGLRPIFQRILADVHERLAFCARTHIREEIANFRPSDEDLDYPGKLERSATSSANVNDNPDMYATWYRPLEKTVSCLSKLYRCLESSVFTGLAQEALEVCSTSLQNASKVITKRASPMDGQLFLIKHLLILREQIAPFDIEFSVTHKELDFSHLLDHLRRILRGQVSLFDWSRSTSLARTFSPRVLESQIDARKELEKSLKSTCEEFIMSITKLVVDPMLSFVTKVTAVKVALSSGSQGQKLDSVLAKPLKTQAFASPDKVAELIQKVGTAIQEDLPKVMIKMRLYLQNPSTRLILFKPIKTNIVEAHIQLQSLVKSEYSADEIQSMGMLSISDLQSQLDSLM is encoded by the exons ATGTCCATGGCGACGGCGCCGGCGACCCTGCCCAAGTCGGGGGCGGtctccaagggctacaacttcgCGTACGCGTGGGAGAAG AACGCGCCGCTCACGGAGCAGCAGAATGCCGCCATCTCCGCGCTCTCGCACGCCGTCGCCGAGCGGCCGTTCCCGGCCAATCTG GAAGATGGAGGTACGGCCATGCCAGAAAAAGAGTCTGCTTTGGAGGAGGCGGGTGCAATGGATGCGGTCTTGGTAAATACACATCAG TTCTACAAATGGTTTGCTGAACTGGAATCAGCTATGAAATCTGAG ACGGAGGAAAAGTATCGCCTCTACGAGAGTACATTAGAGGAACGTGTTAACACATGTGATGGTATCCTTAAACAA GTCGATGACACACTGAACTTATTTGAAGAACTGCAATCCTTGCACTCCAGCGTTGCCATAAAGACAAAAACTTTGCATGATGCTTGTGACCAACTT TTGGTGGAGAAACAGAGGCTCATTGAGTTCGCCGAAGCACTCCGAAGTAGGTTAAACTACTTTGATGAATTGGAAAAT GCCTCTACTAGCTTTTATTCTCAGACTATGAACATTGGAAATGAACAGTTTCTCCCACTGTTGAAACGGCTTGATGATTGTATCTC ATATGTTGAAAATAATCCACAATATGCTGAATCTGCTGTTTACTTGGTGAAGTTCCGCCAACTTCAG TCTCGGGCATTAGGTATGATCCGGTCACATGTCCTGTCAACACTGAAAGCTGCATCAGCCCAG GTTCAAGCTGCAATCCGGGGCAGTGGTTCTGGCAAAAATGCTGTTACGGAGGGTGTGGAAGCATCTCTTATCTATGTCCGTTTCAAGGCAGCAGCCGGGGAG CTAAAACCAATTTTTGATGAGATTGAAAGTAGATCTGCTAAGAAAGAATATGCACAGATTCTTTCAGAGTGTCACAGTTTGTTTTGTGAGCAGAGGCTGTACCTG ATACGAGGCATGGTGCAGCAAAGTATTTCTGAGTTTGCTAAAAATGAGGCCTTACCTTCTTTAACAAGGTCTGGCTGTGCCTATTTAATGGAG GCATGCCAGCTTGAGCACCAGCTTTTTGCTCATTTCTTCCCAGCATCCGCATCGGATGCTTCAAGTATGGCTCCTTTAATGGATCCATT GTGCACACACTTGTATGATACTCTGAGGCCTAGACTAATATATGAAGGAAACATTGATTCTCTCTGTGAACTCGTCAACATTCTGAAGGCCGAAGTGTTGGCGGAGCAACTGAGTAGACCTGAGGATTCAGTAGCTGGGCTGCGTCCAATATTTCAGAGGATACTTGCAGATGTTCATGAGCGGTTAGCATTTTGTGCTCGGACTCATATTCGTGAGGAG ATTGCAAACTTTCGCCCTTCTGATGAAGATCTGGATTATCCTGGAAAACTTGAGAGATCAGCAACTTCAAGTGCTAAT GTTAATGACAACCCAGACATGTATGCAACCTGGTACAGACCATTGGAGAAAACAGTTTCGTGCCTATCAAAGCTATATCGCTGCTTAGAATCTTCGGTTTTTACTGGTTTAGCCCAG GAAGCTTTAGAAGTTTGCTCAACATCCCTTCAG AATGCAAGCAAGGTCATTACAAAAAGAGCAAGCCCCATGGATGGACAGCTTTTCCTGATTAAGCACCTGCTCATTTTAAGGGAACAG ATTGCGCCATTTGATATAGAGTTCTCTGTCACACATAAGGAGCTGGATTTCTCCCATTTGCTG GATCACTTAAGAAGGATTCTCAGGGGTCAGGTGTCACTATTTGACTGGTCAAGGTCAACATCACTTGCTAGGACCTTTTCTCCTCGTGTTTTGGAGAGCCAAATTGACGCCAGAAAA GAGCTGGAGAAAAGCCTTAAATCTACCTGTGAAGAGTTCATAATGTCCATCACTAAACTAGTAGTGGACCCAATGCTTTCTTTTGTTACTAAG GTAACTGCTGTGAAAGTTGCATTGTCCTCAGGTAGCCAGGGGCAGAAATTGGATTCTGTTCTAGCAAAACCCCTTAAGACACAAGCATTTGCCTCACCTGATAAAGTTGCAGAGCTCATTCAAAAG GTTGGGACTGCTATTCAAGAAGACCTTCCCAAAGTAATGATCAAGATGAGGTTGTATTTGCAAAATCCATCGACGAGATTAATTTTATTCAAACCCATCAA GACAAATATAGTTGAGGCTCATATACAGCTGCAATCCCTTGTGAAGTCAGAGTACTCAGCTGACGAGATTCAGTCTATGGGTATGCTGTCCATATCCGATCTACAGTCTCAACTTGACAGTCTGATGTAG
- the LOC124665099 gene encoding probable 3-deoxy-D-manno-octulosonic acid transferase, mitochondrial, with translation MRPAHAPATAARGGLALYELYRAASRAAAPAVLLWRRLRGLEHPSRWPERLGRPSAARPRPGSPLVWFHAVSLGEGMAALPVVRHCVRLHPGLPILLTTTTLSAFEVIKDLLPDAVIYQFAPLDCPDAIESFIGYWNPSLILLMESELWPNLIMSAAEKGIAVVLLNARMSLKSFNRWSVRLGLPLVSLMLSKLSLVIPLSTIQAVRFQLLHTPPHKIHFAGDLKYAVGDVETGEKELNTIKDLQQQFNDRPIWMAASIHKGEEEVILRVHHELIKMHPSLLLILVPRHPRDSKDVSLTLKKQKFNFVLRSTKEVVSSNTRVYVVDTLGELRMLYKVTQIAVVGGSFLPSLAGHNFSEAAAAGCAVLTGPHVGHFYHMLVELWQINPLAVKQLTGEVELLEALKEMLGDSKALEARQKAAKDSYSIMSDGVVNRVWNLVSMFAVDSQQKRGIVD, from the exons ATGCGGCCGGCCCAtgcgccggcgacggcggcgcgcggaggCCTGGCGCTGTACGAGCTGTACAGGGCGGCgagccgcgcggcggcgccggcggtgctcctgtggcggcggctgcgggggcTGGAGCACCCGTCGCGATGGCCGGAGCGGctgggccggccgtcggctgcgcGGCCTCGCCCAGGCTCGCCGCTCGTGTGGTTCCACGCCGTCTCCCTCGGCGAGGGTATGGCAGCGCTCCCGGTCGTCCGTCACTGCGTCCGCCTCCACCCAGGCCTCCCTATCCTCCTCACCACGACGACTCTCTCAGCCTT TGAAGTGATAAAGGATTTGCTCCCAGATGCTGTCATATACCAG TTTGCACCTCTTGACTGTCCTGACGCGATAGAAAGTTTCATTGGATACTGGAACCCAAGTTTGATACTTCTCATGGAAAGTGAACTGTGGCCAAACCTCATTATGTCTGCAGCAGAGAAAGGG ATTGCGGTGGTTCTTTTAAATGCCCGTATGTCATTGAAGTCTTTCAACCGTTGGTCAGTGCGTCTAGGGTTGCCATTAGTCTCTCTGATGCTCTCTAAGCTATCACTTGTCATCCCATTG AGTACTATTCAGGCTGTTCGTTTTCAACTGCTGCATACACCACCACACAAAATCCATTTCGCTGGCGATTTAAAATATG CTGTTGGTGACGTTGAGACTGGGGAGAAAGAGCTCAATACAATCAAAGATCTGCAACAGCAGTTCAATGATAGGCCCATCTGGATGGCAGCTTCCATTCACAAAGGTGAAGAAGAAG tCATCCTCCGTGTTCATCATGAGTTAATCAAGATGCACCCTTCCCTACTTCTAATTCTCGTGCCAAGACATCCTCGGGACAGCAAGGATGTTTCTTTA ACACTGAAGAAACAGAAGTTCAATTTCGTGCTGAGGTCGACAAAGGAAGTGGTGTCTTCAAACACTAGGGTGTACGTGGTTGATACTTTAG GGGAATTAAGAATGCTCTACAAAGTCACTCAAATAGCAGTTGTTGGGGGCTCATTTTTACCTAGCTTAGCTGGCCATAATTTTTCTGAGGCTGCTGCAGCTGGTTGTGCTGTTCTGACTG GTCCCCATGTTGGACATTTCTATCATATGCTGGTTGAATTGTGGCAAATAAACCCCTTAGCTGTCAAGCAG TTGACAGGAGAAGTAGAACTTTTGGAAGCACTAAAAGAAATGCTTGGAGATTCCAAGGCTCTGGAAGCACGTCAAAAAGCTGCAAAAGATTCATATTCCATTATGTCAGATGGAGTTGTGAACCGTGTATGGAATTTAGTCTCCATGTTTGCTGTTGACTCCCAGCAGAAACGTGGAATAGTTGATTAA
- the LOC124667474 gene encoding isoprenyl transferase-like, whose translation MLLSQSPAATHPQPQLPTSSSSSSRRTHRSAPPCSRAGAAPAAAESLLPPGLRAESLPRHVAVVMDGNSRWARARGMPSAFGHEAGRRALEDTLRLSRAWGIRALTAFAFSHENWSRPKLEVDFLMGLFERVINDSVAEFLRDGIRLRVIGDCSRLPASLQRTAREAEEATRTNSQLDLTLAISYSGRRDVVQACRSLAEQVRAGLLRPEDIDESLFAGELETSRGSDELLPCPDLLIRTSGELRLSNFLLWQSAYSELFFTDTLWPDFGEADYLEALCSFQSRDRRFGRRNL comes from the exons ATGCTGCTCTCCCAATCTCCAGCCGCTACCCATCCGCAGCCGCAGctacccacctcctcctcctcctcctcccgccgcacGCACCGCTCGGCACCGCCATGCTCGCGCGCCGGCgccgcaccggcggcggcggagtcgctCCTCCCTCCAGGGCTGCGGGCGGAGTCGCTGCCGCGTcacgtggcggtggtgatggacgGGAACTCGCGGTGGGCGCGCGCGCGGGGGATGCCGTCGGCGTTCGGGCACGAGGCCGGGCGGCGCGCGCTGGAGGACACGCTGCGGCTCTCCCGCGCCTGGGGCATCCGCGCGCTCACCGCCTTCGCCTTCTCCCACGAGAACTGGAGCCGCCCCAAG CTGGAGGTTGACTTCCTGATGGGCTTGTTCGAGCGGGTGATCAACGACAGCGTCGCCGAGTTCTTGAG AGACGGAATTCGCCTGCGGGTGATCGGCGACTGCTCGAGGCTGCCGGCGTCGCTGCAGAGGACCGCGAGAGAGGCCGAGGAGGCGACGAGGACCAACTCCCAGCTCGACCTCACGCTAGCGATCAGCTACAGCGGGCGAAGGGACGTGGTGCAAGCCTGCCGGAGCCTCGCCGAGCAGGTGCGCGCCGGGCTGCTCAGGCCGGAGGACATCGACGAGTCGCTGTTTGCCGGCGAGCTCGAGACGAGCCGCGGCAGCGACGAGCTCCTCCCTTGCCCTGACCTGCTCATCCGGACCAGCGGCGAGCTGAGGCTGAGCAACTTCTTGCTCTGGCAGTCGGCATACTCCGAGCTCTTCTTCACCGACACGCTGTGGCCGGACTTCGGGGAGGCTGACTACCTCGAAGCGCTGTGCTCCTTCCAGAGCAGAGACAGGCGGTTTGGCCGAAGGAATTTGTAG
- the LOC124661730 gene encoding proline-rich proteoglycan 2-like isoform X2, producing the protein MRPPYTHLASPITMTASSSPATAGASSVASAMPRGGVALGLPAHPRGAQTPMGYTGFVPPPPLAHQFNPMHRGPDQPPPPAPQLRQPAPGIQNIGMIGSLSTSQMRSVAVSGPQQPRPGLSSSAAPSGSQMPGSQPRPGAISGPQQPRPGAFSGPQQPRPGAISGQQQPRPGVISGPQQPRPGAISGPQQPRPGLLSSATPSSSGSQMPGSQQTPSNVSSQFRPQQRPQVPQPRPYNVAQSAPVASHQQNVLSGQQQHLPQQQLLQQQQPQVPQQQLLQQQQVPQQQLLQQQQQQQQHQSQAQSSSQQNQQNTTLKNQQQAARTPVSLTQKPDTPATVQANNMQLLDMTSADAAASESSNRLLSKRSIHDLLAQVCCNS; encoded by the exons atgAGGCCTCCGTACACCCACCTAGCCTCGCCCATCACGAtgaccgcctcctcctctcccgccacCGCCGGGGCCTCCTCCGTGGCCTCTGCAATGCCAAGGGGAGGCGTCGCCCTTGGCTTGCCTGCTCACCCGCGTGGGGCGCAGACGCCCATGGGCTATACCGGGTTcgtgcctccgccgccgctcgctcaccAGTTCAACCCTATGCATCGTGGCCCGGACCAGCCTCCGCCGCCCGCTCCCCAG CTTAGGCAGCCTGCCCCTGGGATTCAGAATATTGGGATGATTGGTTCCCTCAGCACATCTCAGATGAGATCAGTAGCAGTCTCTGGTCCACAACAACCAAGGCCAGGTCTTTCATCATCAGCGGCACCATCTGGTAGCCAAATGCCAGGTTCACAA CCAAGGCCAGGAGCAATCTCTGGTCCGCAACAGCCAAGGCCAGGAGCATTCTCTGGCCCGCAACAGCCAAGGCCAGGTGCAATCTCTGGCCAGCAACAGCCAAGGCCAGGAGTGATCTCTGGTCCGCAACAGCCAAGGCCAGGAGCGATCTCTGGTCCGCAACAGCCAAGACCAGGTCTCCTGTCATCAGCGACACCATCTTCATCTGGTAGCCAGATGCCAGGTTCTCAA CAAACTCCGTCAAATGTATCGTCACAATTTAGGCCCCAACAAAGGCCACAAGTTCCACAACCAAGACCCTACAATGTTGCACAGTCTGCACCTGTGGCTTCGCATCAACAGAATGTACTTTCAGGACAGCAGCAGCACCTACCTCAGCAACAActtttgcagcagcagcagccgcaggtACCTCAGCAACAACTTTTGCAGCAACAGCAGGTACCTCAGCAACAGCTtctgcagcagcagcaacaacaacagcagcaccAAAGTCAGGCACAAAGTTCCTCACAACAAAATCAGCAAAATACAACACTGAAAAACCAGCAGCAAGCTGCTCGGACTCCTGTCTCATTGACTCAGAAGCCTGATACTCCTGCTACGGTACAAGCTAATAATATGCAGCTTCTGGACATGACTTCTGCCGATGCAGCTGCTAGTGAATCTAGCAACCGGCTACTCTCCAAGAGGAGTATACATGACTTACTTGCACAGGTATGCTGCAATTCCTGA
- the LOC124661730 gene encoding proline-rich proteoglycan 2-like isoform X1 — MRPPYTHLASPITMTASSSPATAGASSVASAMPRGGVALGLPAHPRGAQTPMGYTGFVPPPPLAHQFNPMHRGPDQPPPPAPQLRQPAPGIQNIGMIGSLSTSQMRSVAVSGPQQPRPGLSSSAAPSGSQMPGSQPRPGAISGPQQPRPGAFSGPQQPRPGAISGQQQPRPGVISGPQQPRPGAISGPQQPRPGLLSSATPSSSGSQMPGSQKTPMHSLTRPLSMGSPSMALQQTPSNVSSQFRPQQRPQVPQPRPYNVAQSAPVASHQQNVLSGQQQHLPQQQLLQQQQPQVPQQQLLQQQQVPQQQLLQQQQQQQQHQSQAQSSSQQNQQNTTLKNQQQAARTPVSLTQKPDTPATVQANNMQLLDMTSADAAASESSNRLLSKRSIHDLLAQVCCNS; from the exons atgAGGCCTCCGTACACCCACCTAGCCTCGCCCATCACGAtgaccgcctcctcctctcccgccacCGCCGGGGCCTCCTCCGTGGCCTCTGCAATGCCAAGGGGAGGCGTCGCCCTTGGCTTGCCTGCTCACCCGCGTGGGGCGCAGACGCCCATGGGCTATACCGGGTTcgtgcctccgccgccgctcgctcaccAGTTCAACCCTATGCATCGTGGCCCGGACCAGCCTCCGCCGCCCGCTCCCCAG CTTAGGCAGCCTGCCCCTGGGATTCAGAATATTGGGATGATTGGTTCCCTCAGCACATCTCAGATGAGATCAGTAGCAGTCTCTGGTCCACAACAACCAAGGCCAGGTCTTTCATCATCAGCGGCACCATCTGGTAGCCAAATGCCAGGTTCACAA CCAAGGCCAGGAGCAATCTCTGGTCCGCAACAGCCAAGGCCAGGAGCATTCTCTGGCCCGCAACAGCCAAGGCCAGGTGCAATCTCTGGCCAGCAACAGCCAAGGCCAGGAGTGATCTCTGGTCCGCAACAGCCAAGGCCAGGAGCGATCTCTGGTCCGCAACAGCCAAGACCAGGTCTCCTGTCATCAGCGACACCATCTTCATCTGGTAGCCAGATGCCAGGTTCTCAA AAAACCCCAATGCATTCTTTAACAAGACCACTGTCCATGGGTTCTCCTTCGATGGCTTTACAGCAAACTCCGTCAAATGTATCGTCACAATTTAGGCCCCAACAAAGGCCACAAGTTCCACAACCAAGACCCTACAATGTTGCACAGTCTGCACCTGTGGCTTCGCATCAACAGAATGTACTTTCAGGACAGCAGCAGCACCTACCTCAGCAACAActtttgcagcagcagcagccgcaggtACCTCAGCAACAACTTTTGCAGCAACAGCAGGTACCTCAGCAACAGCTtctgcagcagcagcaacaacaacagcagcaccAAAGTCAGGCACAAAGTTCCTCACAACAAAATCAGCAAAATACAACACTGAAAAACCAGCAGCAAGCTGCTCGGACTCCTGTCTCATTGACTCAGAAGCCTGATACTCCTGCTACGGTACAAGCTAATAATATGCAGCTTCTGGACATGACTTCTGCCGATGCAGCTGCTAGTGAATCTAGCAACCGGCTACTCTCCAAGAGGAGTATACATGACTTACTTGCACAGGTATGCTGCAATTCCTGA